The Lycium barbarum isolate Lr01 chromosome 9, ASM1917538v2, whole genome shotgun sequence genome has a segment encoding these proteins:
- the LOC132609085 gene encoding actin-depolymerizing factor-like isoform X1: MSFRIRGGANASSGMGVADQSKATYMELQRKKVHRYVIFKIDEKKNEVVVEKTGGPAESYNDFTEALPENDCRYAVYDYDFVTSDNCQKSKIFFFAWSPSVSRIRSKMLYATSKDRFRRELEGIHYEIQATDPTEVELEVLKERAY, translated from the exons ATGTCTTTCAGAATCAGAGGAGGA GCAAATGCATCCTCTGGCATGGGGGTTGCTGATCAAAGCAAAGCTACTTATATGGAACTGCAAAGGAAGAAGGTGCATCGATATGTGATATTTAAGATTGATGAGAAGAAAAATGAGGTTGTGGTTGAGAAAACTGGAGGTCCAGCTGAGAGCTATAATGATTTCACTGAAGCTCTTCCTGAGAATGACTGCCGATATGCAGTATATGATTACGACTTCGTGACATCTGATAACTGCCAAAAGAGCAAGATTTTCTTCTTTGCCTG GTCTCCTTCTGTTTCCCGCATCCGATCAAAGATGCTGTACGCCACATCTAAGGACAGGTTCAGGAGGGAGCTGGAAGGCATACACTATGAGATTCAGGCTACTGACCCTACTGAAGTAGAGCTTGAAGTGCTCAAAGAACGTGCGTACTGA
- the LOC132610015 gene encoding uncharacterized protein LOC132610015 isoform X1 produces the protein MEPDGQRGSNPKAVLATLLNKREKLQEELRNVEKQVYELETSYLQETGTFGNALKGFESFLSTSNKNANLKRSRKFQLEDRLFSLSSVTSPAAEELGLGREDGRPDPTQGRMRAGGFANNGQGKPKKGRAGPRDGKKFRISNDLDLDDDDDPDSSLR, from the exons ATGGAGCCCGATG GGCAGAGAGGTTCAAATCCTAAGGCTGTTCTTGCAACCCTGTTGAACAAAAGAGAAAAGCTTCAAGAAGAACTAAGAAATgttgaaaaacaa GTTTATGAGCTAGAGACGAGTTATTTGCAAGAAACGGGCACCTTTGGGAATGCGTTAAAAGGCTTCGAAAGCTTTCTATCAACATCGAATAAGAATGCAAA CCTCAAAAGGTCAAGAAAATTTCAGCTTGAAGACAGGTTATTCTCGTTATCTTCAGTCACTTCACCAGCG GCGGAAGAGCTTGGACTTGGACGTGAAG ATGGAAGACCAGATCCTACTCAAGGTCGAATGAGGGCTGGAGGTTTTGCAAATAACGGACA GGGTAAGCCGAAGAAGGGAAGAGCAGGACCACGAGATGGAAAGAAGTTCCGAATATCAAACGACTTGGATcttgatgatgacgatgatccaGATTCAAGCTTGAGATAG
- the LOC132610015 gene encoding uncharacterized protein LOC132610015 isoform X2 produces the protein MRGSNPKAVLATLLNKREKLQEELRNVEKQVYELETSYLQETGTFGNALKGFESFLSTSNKNANLKRSRKFQLEDRLFSLSSVTSPAAEELGLGREDGRPDPTQGRMRAGGFANNGQGKPKKGRAGPRDGKKFRISNDLDLDDDDDPDSSLR, from the exons ATG AGAGGTTCAAATCCTAAGGCTGTTCTTGCAACCCTGTTGAACAAAAGAGAAAAGCTTCAAGAAGAACTAAGAAATgttgaaaaacaa GTTTATGAGCTAGAGACGAGTTATTTGCAAGAAACGGGCACCTTTGGGAATGCGTTAAAAGGCTTCGAAAGCTTTCTATCAACATCGAATAAGAATGCAAA CCTCAAAAGGTCAAGAAAATTTCAGCTTGAAGACAGGTTATTCTCGTTATCTTCAGTCACTTCACCAGCG GCGGAAGAGCTTGGACTTGGACGTGAAG ATGGAAGACCAGATCCTACTCAAGGTCGAATGAGGGCTGGAGGTTTTGCAAATAACGGACA GGGTAAGCCGAAGAAGGGAAGAGCAGGACCACGAGATGGAAAGAAGTTCCGAATATCAAACGACTTGGATcttgatgatgacgatgatccaGATTCAAGCTTGAGATAG